In one Fodinicola acaciae genomic region, the following are encoded:
- the pucD gene encoding xanthine dehydrogenase subunit D translates to MRGEFAYSSDLFAADMLWGATLRSPHPHARIASVDIAPALAISGVHAVLLHSDVPGPNRYGQDERDQPVLAEDVVRYQGEAVAIVAADHPETARRAAAAIAVDYEVLTPITDAVAALEPDSPLLHDHAPGGGNIVRHVPIRSGDPDVTAPVVVTGEYQVGMQDQAFLGPESGLAVPADDGGVDLYVATQWLHVDQRQVAEVLDLPAANVRLALAGVGGAFGGREDLSMQVHACLLALRTGRPVKMVYSREESFFGHVHRHPAVMRYEHGADGDGQLIYVKARIVLDGGAYAATTAAVTGNAATLGVGPYEVPNVVMDAYGMYTNNPPCGAMRGFGAVQAAFAYESQMDKLAAAVGIDPVEVRIRNAMSEGSALPTGQVVDSPAPVARLLELVRDRPLPPAATGLGDFPGGYANTTHGESVVRGVGYGVGIKNVGFSEGFDDYSTARVRLRIIGGEPVVSVHTAAAEVGQGLVTLQAQIARTELGVERVVVEPADTSIGSAGSSSASRQSYVTGGAVQAACRELRAELFSLVRHRFDDVGELSVAGGKVVSTLGGVLVDLVDLVGDRVLDKEVEWRHRPTRALHPRTGQGFAHVQYAFAAHRAVVDVDVELGLVKVVELACAQDVGKAMNPTALVGQIHGGSAQGLGLAVMEEIQLSGGKVLNPSFTDYLIPTILDMPPMAVDVLELADPHAPYGLRGVGEPPTISSMPAIVAAIRAATGVALTRVPVRPEHLALAHG, encoded by the coding sequence GTGCGTGGCGAGTTTGCCTATTCTTCTGACCTTTTCGCCGCCGACATGCTGTGGGGTGCGACGCTGCGCAGTCCACATCCACACGCACGCATCGCATCCGTTGACATCGCGCCGGCGCTTGCGATCTCCGGCGTCCATGCCGTGCTGCTGCATTCCGATGTGCCGGGCCCCAACCGCTATGGCCAGGACGAGCGTGACCAGCCGGTGCTGGCCGAGGATGTCGTGCGCTATCAAGGCGAAGCGGTCGCGATCGTCGCCGCCGACCACCCGGAAACCGCCCGCCGGGCGGCCGCCGCGATCGCCGTCGACTACGAGGTCTTGACGCCAATCACCGATGCGGTCGCCGCGCTTGAGCCGGATTCGCCACTGCTGCACGATCACGCACCCGGCGGCGGAAACATCGTCCGCCATGTGCCGATCCGGTCCGGCGATCCGGACGTCACGGCGCCGGTCGTCGTCACCGGCGAATACCAGGTCGGCATGCAGGACCAGGCATTCTTAGGTCCGGAGTCCGGCCTGGCGGTGCCGGCCGATGACGGCGGTGTCGATCTTTACGTTGCCACACAGTGGTTGCACGTCGACCAGCGGCAGGTGGCCGAGGTGCTTGACCTGCCGGCGGCCAACGTGCGGCTGGCGTTGGCCGGCGTGGGCGGAGCCTTCGGCGGCCGTGAGGACCTGTCGATGCAGGTCCACGCGTGCCTGCTGGCGCTGCGCACCGGCCGGCCGGTGAAGATGGTCTACAGCCGCGAGGAGTCGTTTTTTGGTCACGTGCACCGGCATCCAGCGGTCATGCGTTACGAGCACGGTGCGGATGGCGACGGACAGCTGATCTACGTCAAGGCGCGGATCGTGCTCGACGGCGGCGCGTACGCGGCCACAACCGCCGCCGTGACCGGAAACGCCGCGACGCTCGGCGTCGGGCCGTACGAGGTGCCGAACGTCGTGATGGACGCCTACGGCATGTACACCAACAATCCGCCGTGCGGTGCGATGCGCGGTTTTGGCGCGGTGCAGGCGGCTTTCGCGTACGAGTCGCAGATGGACAAGCTCGCGGCCGCGGTCGGCATCGACCCGGTCGAGGTGCGGATCCGCAACGCGATGTCGGAAGGATCGGCGCTGCCGACCGGTCAGGTCGTCGACTCGCCGGCACCGGTCGCGCGGCTGCTGGAGCTGGTACGCGACCGGCCGTTGCCGCCGGCGGCCACCGGGCTCGGCGATTTTCCCGGCGGCTATGCGAACACGACGCACGGCGAGTCCGTCGTACGCGGCGTGGGCTATGGCGTCGGCATCAAGAACGTCGGTTTTTCCGAAGGATTCGACGATTACTCGACGGCCCGCGTACGGTTGCGGATCATCGGCGGGGAGCCGGTCGTCTCGGTCCACACCGCCGCCGCTGAGGTTGGCCAGGGTTTGGTGACCTTGCAGGCACAAATCGCCCGGACCGAGCTCGGGGTGGAGCGCGTGGTGGTCGAGCCGGCCGACACGAGCATCGGCAGCGCCGGCTCGAGCTCGGCGTCGAGGCAGAGCTATGTCACCGGCGGTGCCGTGCAGGCCGCCTGCCGCGAGCTGCGCGCCGAGCTGTTTTCGCTGGTACGCCATCGGTTTGACGATGTCGGTGAGTTGTCGGTCGCCGGTGGAAAGGTCGTCTCGACGCTCGGCGGCGTACTCGTCGATCTGGTGGACCTGGTCGGGGATCGGGTGCTGGACAAGGAAGTCGAGTGGCGGCACCGGCCGACGCGGGCGCTGCATCCGCGGACCGGTCAGGGTTTTGCCCATGTCCAGTACGCTTTCGCCGCGCATCGAGCGGTCGTGGACGTCGATGTCGAGCTCGGCCTGGTGAAGGTCGTCGAGCTGGCGTGTGCGCAGGATGTCGGCAAGGCGATGAACCCGACCGCACTGGTCGGCCAGATCCACGGCGGCTCGGCGCAGGGTCTTGGCCTCGCGGTGATGGAGGAAATCCAGTTGTCCGGCGGAAAGGTGCTCAATCCGTCGTTCACCGACTATCTCATCCCGACGATTCTCGACATGCCGCCGATGGCCGTCGACGTGCTGGAGCTGGCGGATCCGCACGCACCGTACGGCCTGCGAGGTGTCGGCGAGCCACCGACGATTTCCTCCATGCCGGCGATCGTGGCGGCGATCCGCGCCGCGACCGGCGTCGCGTTGACGCGCGTACCAGTGCGGCCTGAGCACCTCGCGTTGGCACATGGCTGA